Proteins from a single region of Parafrankia discariae:
- the rph gene encoding ribonuclease PH: MIRVDGRTTDQLRDVTIERGWQEHAEGSALISAGRTRVLCAASVTEGVPRWRKGSGLGWVTAEYSMLPRATHTRNDRESVRGRIGGRTHEISRLIGRSLRAAIDLKALGENTIAIDCDVLLADGGTRTAAITGAYVALADACRWLGRPAAIVTSVCAVSVGVVGGVPMLDLAYTEDSTADTDMNVVRTGAGGFVEVQGTAEGIPFERSTLDELLDLAVAGCTRLTELQNAALATPPAAGPPAPARAGAGAGKGTGAGSR, encoded by the coding sequence GTGATCAGAGTCGATGGCAGAACCACGGACCAGCTCCGGGACGTGACGATCGAGCGGGGCTGGCAGGAGCACGCGGAGGGGTCCGCGCTGATCTCCGCCGGCCGGACCAGGGTGCTGTGCGCCGCCTCCGTCACCGAGGGGGTGCCCCGGTGGCGCAAGGGCAGCGGCCTGGGCTGGGTGACGGCCGAGTACTCGATGCTGCCGCGGGCCACGCACACCCGCAACGACCGGGAGTCCGTCCGCGGGCGGATCGGCGGGCGGACCCATGAGATCTCCCGACTGATCGGGCGCAGCCTGCGGGCCGCGATCGACCTGAAGGCCCTCGGTGAGAACACGATCGCCATCGACTGCGACGTGCTGCTCGCCGACGGCGGCACCCGCACGGCCGCGATCACCGGTGCCTACGTGGCGCTCGCCGACGCCTGCCGGTGGCTGGGACGTCCCGCGGCGATCGTCACCAGTGTCTGCGCGGTCAGCGTCGGCGTGGTCGGCGGGGTACCGATGCTGGACCTCGCCTACACCGAGGACTCGACCGCCGACACGGACATGAACGTGGTCCGCACCGGCGCGGGTGGCTTCGTCGAGGTCCAGGGGACGGCCGAGGGCATCCCGTTCGAGCGGTCGACGCTCGACGAGCTGCTCGACCTCGCCGTGGCCGGCTGCACCCGCCTCACCGAGCTCCAGAACGCCGCGCTGGCCACCCCGCCCGCCGCCGGTCCGCCCGCCCCGGCCCGCGCCGGCGCCGGCGCCGGCAAGGGCACGGGCGCGGGGTCGCGGTGA
- the rdgB gene encoding RdgB/HAM1 family non-canonical purine NTP pyrophosphatase, whose product MGAAPRQVVLASRNEAKLVELRRILTATGLDVDVVALPDGPEVPETGTTFAENALIKARAAVAETGLAAIADDSGLTVDELAGMPGVRSARWAGLRGGSRADRDAANNALLLAQLDDVGEERRGAAFVCAAALVTPDGVEHVVYGTLRGRLLTKAQGTGGFGYDPLFVAEGSTRTNAELTADEKDLISHRGRALRSLAAFIGTMAPPAR is encoded by the coding sequence GTGGGCGCGGCACCGCGCCAGGTCGTGCTGGCCAGCCGCAACGAGGCGAAACTGGTCGAGCTGCGTCGCATCCTCACCGCGACCGGGCTGGACGTCGACGTCGTCGCGCTGCCCGACGGCCCCGAGGTGCCCGAGACCGGTACGACCTTCGCCGAGAACGCCCTGATCAAGGCACGCGCCGCCGTGGCTGAGACGGGTCTCGCGGCGATCGCCGACGACTCCGGGCTCACCGTGGACGAGCTCGCCGGGATGCCCGGGGTGCGCTCGGCGCGCTGGGCGGGCCTGCGCGGCGGGAGCCGGGCCGACCGGGACGCCGCCAACAACGCCCTGCTGCTGGCCCAGCTCGACGACGTCGGCGAGGAGCGGCGCGGCGCGGCGTTCGTGTGCGCCGCGGCGCTGGTCACCCCGGACGGCGTCGAGCACGTCGTCTACGGCACCCTGCGGGGGCGGCTGCTCACCAAGGCACAGGGTACGGGGGGCTTCGGCTACGACCCGTTGTTCGTCGCGGAGGGCTCGACCCGGACCAACGCCGAGCTCACCGCGGACGAGAAGGACCTGATCAGCCACCGGGGCCGGGCGCTACGCAGCCTCGCCGCGTTCATCGGGACGATGGCGCCGCCCGCGCGCTGA
- a CDS encoding PLP-dependent cysteine synthase family protein — MRYDSLVDSVGRTPLVGLPRLSPSAEVRLWAKLEQDNPTGSIKDRAALWMIADGEKRGLLTPGATVLEPTSGNTGISLAMVCSQKGYRLICVMPENTSVERRQLLQMWGAEIVSSPAAGGSNEAVAVAKRLAAENPDWVMLYQYGNPANAQAHYETTGPEILADLPGITHFVAGLGTTGTLMGTGRYLREHKPDVVIVAAEPRYGELVYGLRNIDEGFVPELYDPSVLTSRYSVGPRDAVRRTRELVQQEGIFAGISTGAILHAALAQADRAVREGRAADIAFIVCDGGWKYLSTGAYAGTLAEAEAALEGQLWA, encoded by the coding sequence ATGCGTTACGACTCCCTGGTGGACTCGGTAGGCCGTACCCCGCTGGTCGGACTACCCCGGTTGTCTCCCTCTGCGGAGGTCCGACTCTGGGCGAAGCTGGAACAGGACAACCCCACCGGTTCGATCAAGGACCGGGCGGCACTGTGGATGATCGCGGACGGGGAGAAGCGCGGCCTGCTCACCCCGGGCGCGACCGTCCTCGAGCCCACCTCTGGCAACACCGGGATCTCGCTGGCGATGGTCTGCAGCCAGAAGGGGTACCGGCTGATCTGCGTGATGCCGGAGAACACCTCGGTGGAGCGCCGCCAGCTGCTCCAGATGTGGGGGGCCGAGATCGTCTCGTCCCCGGCGGCCGGCGGCTCGAACGAGGCGGTCGCGGTGGCCAAGCGGCTCGCGGCGGAGAACCCGGACTGGGTGATGCTCTACCAGTACGGCAACCCGGCGAACGCGCAGGCGCACTACGAGACGACCGGCCCGGAGATCCTGGCGGACCTGCCGGGCATCACCCACTTCGTGGCGGGGCTCGGCACCACCGGGACGCTGATGGGTACCGGTCGCTACCTGCGGGAGCACAAGCCCGACGTCGTGATCGTCGCGGCCGAGCCGCGCTACGGCGAACTCGTCTACGGGCTGCGCAACATCGACGAGGGCTTCGTCCCGGAGCTCTACGACCCCTCGGTGCTGACCTCGCGGTACTCGGTCGGTCCCCGGGACGCGGTGCGCCGCACCCGCGAGCTCGTCCAGCAGGAGGGGATCTTCGCCGGGATCTCGACGGGGGCGATCCTGCACGCCGCCCTCGCCCAGGCCGACCGTGCGGTGCGGGAGGGGCGGGCGGCCGACATCGCCTTCATCGTCTGTGACGGCGGCTGGAAGTACCTGTCGACCGGCGCCTACGCCGGCACGCTCGCCGAGGCCGAGGCCGCGCTGGAGGGGCAGCTCTGGGCCTGA
- a CDS encoding MoaD/ThiS family protein, producing MAVQVRVPTILRSYTGGAKLVEGTGDTLAALFHDLDSRHPGLRGRLISGEGDGELHRFVNIYVNDEDVRFLGSLDTKLSDGDKVTILPAVAGGSAAAGSVGSATEDLAGGCARVPISSRMATRLL from the coding sequence ATGGCAGTCCAGGTCCGTGTGCCGACGATCCTGCGCAGCTACACGGGAGGCGCCAAGCTGGTCGAGGGCACGGGCGACACGCTCGCGGCGCTCTTCCACGACCTCGACTCCCGGCACCCCGGGCTGCGCGGGCGGCTGATCTCCGGCGAGGGTGACGGCGAGCTCCACCGTTTCGTCAACATCTACGTCAACGACGAGGACGTCCGCTTCCTGGGCAGCCTCGACACCAAGCTCAGCGACGGCGACAAGGTCACGATTCTCCCCGCCGTCGCCGGTGGCTCCGCCGCGGCCGGTTCGGTCGGCTCGGCCACCGAGGATCTGGCCGGCGGGTGCGCTCGGGTGCCGATCTCGTCCCGCATGGCCACCCGGCTCCTCTGA
- a CDS encoding Mov34/MPN/PAD-1 family protein, with translation MLRIDRTHYEAIVAHARRDHPDEACGVIAGPEGSDRPERHIPMVNAARSPTFYEFDAAEQIKVWNEMFDRDEDPVVIYHSHTATEAYPSRTDVSIAGYPEAHYVLASTRDPETIEFRSFRIVDGEVTEEPVEIL, from the coding sequence GTGCTGCGCATCGACCGAACCCACTACGAGGCGATCGTCGCCCATGCCCGCCGCGACCATCCCGACGAGGCGTGCGGCGTCATCGCCGGGCCCGAGGGCTCGGACCGGCCGGAGCGGCACATCCCGATGGTCAACGCCGCGCGCTCACCGACCTTCTACGAGTTCGACGCCGCCGAGCAGATCAAGGTGTGGAACGAGATGTTCGACCGCGACGAGGATCCGGTCGTGATCTACCACTCCCACACCGCCACGGAGGCGTACCCGTCGCGCACCGACGTCTCCATCGCGGGGTACCCCGAGGCGCACTACGTCCTGGCCTCGACGCGGGATCCCGAGACGATCGAGTTCCGGTCGTTCCGGATCGTGGACGGTGAGGTCACCGAAGAACCCGTGGAAATCCTCTGA